CGGCCGATAATCGCAACCAGTTCGCCGGTCGACAGCCCCGTGCGAACGTCGACATCAGCGTCTCGCTTGAGGATGTCGATGCCGTCCTGAGCGATCGGGTCTGCAACGAGGATCTTGTGCATCATGCCCCCAATGAGTATCCGGCAGCCGCCGGAACATCAAGAAGGGCAGCCATTGGGCTGCCCTTCGCGATTCGTTGTACGAATGCCGCCCTTGCTATGCAGTAGCTCCCACTCCCGACGGCGAGAATCCGACGCGCGGCAACGCGAGCTTGAGCGCATCGAAACACGCCCGCAGGTCGGCTTCGGACACGAGACCGAGATGCCCGATGCGGAAGATCTTGCCCGTGAGCGGGCCCTGGCCACCGGCGAGCACGGTGTTGTACTCGGTGCGCATCATTTTCGTCAGCGCCGAGCCATCGATGCCGTCGGGCACACGGACAGCCGTGACGGTGTTCGATGCGACGCGCTCATCGGCCAGGAGCTTCAGTCCAAGCGCCTTGACGTTCTCGCGCGTAAACCTGCCGAGCTTTTCGTGGCGCGCGTGAATCGCTGAAAGGCCCTCCGCCTCGAGCTTGCGAAGCGCGACGTCCATCGCGAAGTAGACAGAGATGGCGGGCGTCCAGGGCGTCTGGCTCTTTTCCAGGTATGACTTCGCCTTCTTGTAGTCGAAGTAATAGCGCGGAATGGTCGCCGTCTCGATGGCGTCCCAGGCGCGCCTGCTCACGGAGACCATCGCCATGCCCGGTGGCACCATCCAACCCTTTTGCGAGCCGGTAAACACAACGTCCAGGTCCCACGCGTCGATCGGCAGCGGCACGGAGCCCAGGCTGCTGATCGCGTCGACGAGGATGAGAATCTCCGGCCGCGCCGTGCGAATTACCTTCGCAATCGCCTCAAGGTCGTTGGTGACGCCCGTCGAAGTCTCGTTGTGCGTCACCATGACGGCCTTGTACGACGCGTCCTTCTTGAGCGCGTCTGCGACGGCCTGTGGGTCGGCGGCGGTGCCCTCCTCGAACGAAAGCTTCTCGACATCGACGCCATACGTCCGCGCGATGTCCGCAAACCGATCGCCGAAGACGCCGATCGAAACGACGAGCCCCCTGTCACCCGGCGAGAGCGTGTTCACGACCGCCGCCTCGATTGCGCCGGTGCCGGCGGATGTCAGCGTCAGCACGTCATTCTTCGTCTCGAAGAGATGCTGCAGGCTGGCGGTGATGCGCTCGATGATCTCCGCGAATTCTGGCCCGCGGTGGTTGATCATCTGGCGCGACATCGCCTGCAGGACGTCATCAGGGCACGGCGTCGGACCGGGTATGCGGAGGTTGACGGACACGTGAGGCTCCTTCTCGGAGGGTCGGGCCGGGGACGAGAGGAGATTGTGCCCGCCCTCACATAGCAGGGGCATGATATGGAAGTGCGCCACACGGATCAAGGATGGCGACGCCCCAGCGCACGTCGGCGAGCGGGACCTGCGACCTGCCCGCACGAAGGCATTATTAACGCCCGCCGAAGAGCATCATCAGGCGTGACGCCGGAAAAAATGAATGATGCCGGCTCGTCTGAAGCCGGCATCAGTCTGATCCGTCGAGATGCTACGCGCAGGGCCCCGTGTTACCGGCGCCGCTGATGCACTCGGTCGCGTTGTCGAACGCGCCGACGATCGCTTCGCGGAACGCGACACCCGCCGCCACGACCACCGCAACGGCGATGACCGCCATGATCAGACCGTACTCAGCGAGCGTCTGACCGTCTTCATCTTCGAACCGTGTCTTGAGGCCCTGCAAGGCCACAAGCACTCGAAGCGCTACGTCGTTCACCATGTGCTTCCCCCTGCTTACTCGATGGGTAGCGGAGAGGAGCGGCGAGCTATGACGCCGCTCCTCTCCAAGATGTCCTTACCGGACAATGCGCTTTCGCGCCGGCTTACGTCGGCGAGCAGCCGGCCGTCGTGCCGCTCAGACAGTCCGTCGCGTCCGTGAACGCACCGACGATCGCTTCGCGGAACGCGACACCCGCCGCCACGACCACCGCAACCGCGATGACCGCCATGATCAGACCATACTCTGCGAGCGTCTGACCGTGCTCATCTTCCATCTTTGCCTTGAGCCCCTGCAGGGCAACAAGGACCCGAATTGCCAGCTCGTTCACCATTCCGGTTCCCCCTTGTGACAAAAGACCTGGTCGAGAGCACCCAGGTTCTCATTGTGGCCCCCCGGATTTGGTGGGGCGCCGCCCGGCTCTCGAAAGCGGGCGGGTCCAACCTTCTGTCCCTCACTCGTCTGCCCTCGCCTTACGGCCGGAGGACCTTAGGGTTGGTCATTAGGAGTTTCGACGCGCAGACGCAGACCTTTAGGGGTGACTTAAGGGAAAACACCGGGAAATTTAGGGGTTATTTTGCAATTGG
This is a stretch of genomic DNA from Dehalococcoidia bacterium. It encodes these proteins:
- a CDS encoding alanine--glyoxylate aminotransferase family protein is translated as MSVNLRIPGPTPCPDDVLQAMSRQMINHRGPEFAEIIERITASLQHLFETKNDVLTLTSAGTGAIEAAVVNTLSPGDRGLVVSIGVFGDRFADIARTYGVDVEKLSFEEGTAADPQAVADALKKDASYKAVMVTHNETSTGVTNDLEAIAKVIRTARPEILILVDAISSLGSVPLPIDAWDLDVVFTGSQKGWMVPPGMAMVSVSRRAWDAIETATIPRYYFDYKKAKSYLEKSQTPWTPAISVYFAMDVALRKLEAEGLSAIHARHEKLGRFTRENVKALGLKLLADERVASNTVTAVRVPDGIDGSALTKMMRTEYNTVLAGGQGPLTGKIFRIGHLGLVSEADLRACFDALKLALPRVGFSPSGVGATA
- a CDS encoding Flp family type IVb pilin, yielding MVNELAIRVLVALQGLKAKMEDEHGQTLAEYGLIMAVIAVAVVVAAGVAFREAIVGAFTDATDCLSGTTAGCSPT
- a CDS encoding Flp family type IVb pilin; translated protein: MVNDVALRVLVALQGLKTRFEDEDGQTLAEYGLIMAVIAVAVVVAAGVAFREAIVGAFDNATECISGAGNTGPCA